From the genome of Longispora fulva:
CCCGGCTATGACCCAGAGCACACCAGCCATCCGGCTGCACCGGGCGACCAAGGTCTTCCCCGACGCGTCCGGAGGCTCCTTCACCGCCATGCGGAACGTCACGCTCGACGTGGCCCCCGGCGAGTTCGTCACCGTGGTCGGCCCGACCGGCTGCGGCAAGTCCACCACCCTGTCCCTGGTGTCCGGTCTGGAACCGGCCAGCGCGGGCGCCGTCGAGGTCGGCGGGGTGCCGGTCACGGCCATCCCCCGCAACGTCGGCTACATGTTCCAGCAGGACGCGGTCCTGCCGTGGCGCACCGTCAGCGACAACGTCGGCCTCGGCCTGCGCTACCGGGGCGCGTCGAAGTCCGACGCCCGGTCCCGGTCACAGGACTGGATCGAACGCGTCGGCCTGGCCGGCTTCGAGAAGTACTACCCCCACCAGCTCTCCGGCGGCATGCGCAAACGGGTGGCCCTCGCCCAGACGCTGATCACCGAGCCGGAGATCATCCTGATGGACGAGCCGTTCGGGGCCCTCGACGTGCAGACCCGCGAACTGATGCAGGCCGAACTGCTCCGGCTGTGGGCCGGCACCGGAGCCGCCGTCGTCTTCGTCACCCACGACCTGACCGAGGCCATCGCGCTCGCCGACCGGGTGGTCGTCATGACCGCCGCCCCGGCCACGGTCAAGACCATCGTCGAGGTGGACCTGCCCCGGCCGCGCGACGTCGACGAGATCCGCCTGCAACCGGCGTTCCTCCGCCTGTACCGCGCCGTGTGGCAGTCACTGCGCGAAGAGGTCGAGATCGCCCGCCAGAAGGGAGCCTCCCGTGGCTGAGCTCGTCCTGACCGAAACTCCCGTCCTGCGCGCCGTCCGCGGACCCCGCCGGCTACGGGTGCACCTCACCCGGCTCGCCCTGGTCGCGCTGTGGCTCGGCTCCTGGGAGCTGGCGTCGACGTACTGGATCGACCCGTTCTTCTACTCCAAGCCCAGCGCCATCTGGCACAAGCTGGTCGTCTGGTTCACCGAGGGCACCGCCTCCGGATCGGTGTGGGCCCAGATCTCCGTCACCCTGCAGGAGGCGGTGTGGGGCTTCGTGCTCGGCGCGGTCACCGGCGTCGTGATGGGCGTTCTGCTCGGCCGGGCCCGGTTCCTCGCCGACGTGCTGGCCCCGTTCATCAAGGCCGCCAACGCCATCCCCCGGATCGTGCTGGCCTCCCTGTTCGTGATCTGGTTCGGGCTGGGCATGAGCTCGAAGGTCGCCACGGCGTTCGTCCTCGTCTTCTTCGGCGTGTTCTTCAACGCCTTCCAGGGCGCCCGCGAGGTGTCCAAGGTCGTCGACGACAACGCCAGGATCCTGGGCGCGTCCCGCTGGCAACTCCTCGGGACCGTGGTGCTGCCCAGCGCCACGTCGTGGATCCTCGCCAGCCTGCACACCGCGTTCGGGTTCGCGCTGATCGGCGCGATCGTCGGCGAGTACGCCGGGGCCGACAAGGGGCTCGGGCTGCTGATCGCCCAGTCCCAGGGCGCGTTCGACGCGCCCGGCATCTACGCCGCGATGATCATCACCACGGTGCTGGCGTTGCTCGCGGAGTCGGTGCTCACGGTGGTCGAGCGGCGGTTGACCCGCTGGCAGCCCCGTCAGACGTAGTGGTCCGTTCCGCCGGCGGCACCGTCAGTTCCGCTCCCCCGCCCGCGGCACGCTCCGTTTCGCTCCTCCGCCAGCGGCCCGCTCCGTTCCGCGGCCGGCACCACTGGTTCGCCCCTCGCTCATTCGCCCCCTCACCAAGGAGTTCACCATGCGTAGGTCCCTCATCCTTCTGGCGGTGCCCGCCCTGGCCCTCAGCCTCGCGGCGTGCCGCGGTCAGGCCCCGGCAGCCAAGGATTCCGCCGAACAGCCCGTCAGCATCAAGATCATGGTCGGCGGCCTCGACAAGGTCATCTACCTGCCGGCCAAGCTCACCGAGCAGCTCGGCTACTTCAAGGAGGCCGGCGTCGACGTGTCGCTGCTCAGCGAACCGTCCGGCGCGCAGGCCGAGACCGTGATGCTGGCCGGCGAGGTCGACGGCGTCGTCGGCTTCTACGACCACACCGTGGACCTCCAGGCCAAGGACAAGTGCGTCACCAGCGTCGTCCAGTTCGCCGACGTGCCCGGCGAGGCCGAGATGGTCGCAGCGGACAAGGCCGCCACCCTCACCTCGGCCAAGGACTTCACCGGCAGGAAACTGGGCGTGACCAGCCCCGGCTCCTCGACCGACTTCCTCACCCGCGGCCTGGCCGTACGCAACGGGGTCGACCCGTCGAAGTACACCACCGTCAAGGCCGGCGCAGGCTCGACGTTCCTCGCCGCGATCGACAACGGCGGCATCGACGCCGGCATGACCACCGACCCGACCATCGCCAAGCTGACCAACACCGGCAAGGCCAAGGTGCTCGTCGACATGCGGACCAAGGAGGGCACCCGGGCGGCGCTCGGCGGGCTGTACCCGGGCTCGTCGCTGTACATGCCGTGCGACTTCGTCGCCGCGCACAAGCAGACCATCCAGAAGATGGCCAACGCCTTCGTCCGGACGCTGGCGTTCATCAACACCCACAGCGCCGCGGAGATCGCCGCCAAGATGCCCACCGACTTCGCCGGCTCCGAGCCGAAGCTGTACGAGCAGGCGATCAACGACTCGAAGGGCATGTTCACCGCAGACGGACTGATGCCCGCCGACGGGCCGAAGACGGTGCTCGACGTACTCAAGGCGTCCAACGAGGCGGTCAAGGCCAAGGCCGACAAGATCGACCTGAAGCGGACCTTCACCACGGAGTTCGTGAAGGCCGCGCACTGACGTCGCCGTCCGTAGCGGGTCGGGCGCCCGACCCGACGGGACAGCGTGGACCTCCGGCCCCAGATAGGGTCGGGGGTCACCGCTGCGGACGCCGTACGCGGGACGACAAGGGAGTAGCGATGCAGGTCGCCGTGGTCACGTTCGACGGGTTCAACGAGCTGGACAGTTTCATCGCCTCCGCGATGATCAACCGCTGCCGCCGCGAGGGCCTCACCGCCTACATCACCACCCCCTCACCTGTCGTCACCTCCATGAACGGGGTCGAGGTGACCGGGCAGCGACCCCTGGAGTTCGTCTCCGAGGCCGACGTCGTCCTGATCGGCAGCGGCGTCAAGACCCGCGACGTGGTCGCCGACGACAGCCTGCTCGCCGCGCTGCCCCTCGACCCGGCCCGGCAGCTGATCGGCTCGCAGTGCTCCGGGGCGCTGGTGCTCGCCCGGCTCGGCCTGCTCGCCACGATGCCCGCGTGCGCCGACCTCACCACCCGGCCCTACGTCGAGGCGTGCGGCGTCACGGTCCTGGACGCGCCGTTCCACACAGAGGGCAACATCGCCACGGCCGGCGGGTGCCTGGCCTCGCAGTACCTGGCGGCGTGGGTCATCACCCGCACGTTGGGCGAGGACGCCGCGCGCGGGGTCATCGAGTATGTCGCGCCGGTGGGAGAGCAGGAGGCGACCGTCGAGCGGGTGCTGCGAGCCATCCGGATGGAGGAGTCGGCACTGCGGTCCGGGGCCTCGCGCACGTCGGCGACGGTGTAACGGACGACCGCCCTCGAGGCGGCGGTCTCTTCCCGGCACCGGGAGCGCCTGAACCGCGCGCAGATCTGGCCCGTGCCGGTCAGCCCGGGAACATGCCCGCCGGCGGGGGCGGGGACGCGACGGCCTCGGCGTCCGAGACCGGCCTGGCTCCCCCGGTGAAACGGTCGAGTTCCTCCCCGTGGAGCAGCCGGGCCGGGAACGCGTCCCGGGCGGCCGCCGACGCCAGCTCCGCGACCGGCAACGGGGCCGAACTGGCGACGAGCACGACGTTGCCGTACCGGCGGCCGCGCAGGACCCCGGGCTCGGCGAGCAGACACACGTCGGCGAACACCGCGCGCAGCGTGGCGACCTGGCCGCGGGCGAAGTTCAGGGGCGCGCCGTCGGCGAGGTTGGCGACGTACCGGCCGCCGGGGCGCAGGACCCGGGCCGTCTGGCCGGCGAACTCGACCGACGTGAACGGGGCGGGCACCCGTGAGCCGCCGTAGACGTCGGTGACGACCAGGTCGTAGCGGGCCGGGCCGGAGGACTCGACGGCGGCGCGGGCGTCGCCGACGCGTACCCGGATATCAGCTCCTCTGGGGGTGGGCAGCACCCGGCGCACCAGGGCGACCACCGCCGGGTCGAGTTCGACGACCTGCTGGGCGGAGCCGCGCCGGGTGACCGCGACGTAGCGGGGCAGGGTGAGCGCGCCGCCGCCGAGGTGCAGCACGCGGAGCGGCACGCCGGGCGGGGCGGCGGCGTCGACGACCGAGGCGAGCCTGCGCATGTACTCGAAATGGATCGTCGCCGGGTCGTCCAGGTCGACGTGCGACTGGGGGGTGCCGTCGACCCGCAGCGTCCAGCCGCCGGGCCGGTCGGCGTCGGGGACGACCTCGAGGAGGCCGTGCTCGCTCGGTTCGCTGATGGCGGCCGGTCCGCGGCGTGTCCTGCTCACGCTGCCAGTATCCGCACCGACCCGTAGCCGTTCGCTGTGGGGCACTGTTGGAGACTTGCTGCCCTTGCCATATGGCTCCGGAGATGATCGGCGCCGGGCAGCTCTAGTCTGGGTCTCAGGGCAGTTCAGCACTGGACGAGCTTCCCAGACTATTGGAATCCGGGACCGTGTGAGTTCTCAAAACGAACTCCACTGCTCCCGGCCCTCCCCAAACTGCAAGCTCCGTACCCGATGATGGAGTTCGTCTGCCACGTCCGGCCGAATTTCGGCGATCCGCAGCGGAGCGCTGAGCGTGTGCAGGTCGCGCATGTCCCGGAGAGTGGCGTAGCCACGCCACCTGCGGACATCCCACCCGTAGCTGGCGGCGAACTCGCTTAGCTTCGCCTCCGGCCGGCCGTAGCGCACTCCCTGGTAGGTGGGGATCAGATCGAGTTCGCGCGGTCCCGTGCTGACCGAGTCCCAGTCGCCGAGCACCACCTGTTCGCCGTCCCAAAGCAAATTGCCGGTACGGGCGTCGGCGTGGATAAGGCCGTGCCCGAGCGCCGAGTCAAGCGAGTCGTACGCCTGGAGCAGATCTGCGGCCCGCTCCTGGAGGAAGGTGTACTCGTCCTGCCAGAGCACGGCAGGACCACAGCGCTCCAACTCGTCGCGGAAGGATTCGAGTGGCTGGTACTGCGGCACCGGGAACGGCGGCGAGCCATGCTGGTGAAGCTCCCGCACGATCTCCGCAAGTGCTCCCGTTGACGGCAGCGTCCGGTCGCCCTGCGGGTAGTAGCGCCAGAAGGTGACGACGTGTTCTCCGTGCAGGACTGGCTGCTCGACGTCGAGTGGTTCAGTTGCCGGGAACCCATGGCTGCGGAGCCAGCGTGCCGTCGCGATTCCGAGTTCGGCGCCGATGCTGCGCTGCTTGCTTGCCATCCGAGCGACTGCGGCGGCTGCCGGCAACACATACACCGTGTTGACGTGCCTACGGATGAGCTTGGCGCCTTCGGCGTTGAGCCCTACCTGTGCGCTTGCGGCAGCCAGGGCGTCTCGTTCGGAACTGTTCATGTCGAGGAGATCGCTCGGGTGCTGGTCAGGAAGCCGTCGATCTTCTCGCGCAGCTCCGCGCCTACTGCGGACTGCCCCAGACCGCCACGGTCGAGCTGCGCCTGTACCCGGCGCAGGGGCTTCTGGAGTCCCGCGATCCGTTGTTCCTCGGGCAGCTGCATGACGCTGGTGAGCGCTTCGTCGGCGGCTCCCGCGTCCTGGTCGCGCCGGGGTTTGATGAGCTGTGCCTGCGCCAGGTAGATCCGAGACAACGCCAGGTCGCCGTACGAACGGAGTTCAGGGGCTGCGGCTTCGTAGCTGGCGATCGCTCCGAGCGCGTGGCGCTCAGCCAGCAGTCCGTCAGCCATGAGCGCCGCAGTACTGGCGGCGTAGTAGTTCTGCTTGGCCTCCGGGAACATCAGGATGCCGCCCAGGCCGTCGAGCTCGTTGTCGAGCGTGACGCGTTCACGTTGCACCGCCGCCTCGGCGAGCGCCCGTCGAGCCGCTGAAGCATTGCCCCACGAGGCGTAGGCGCGGGCCTTGAGTGCGGTCAGCCGGACGGTGCTGGTGCCGGCGGTGGCGTAACGAGCGCCGCGTTCGGCGCACTCGACCGCCTTGTCAGGCCGGTCGAGGCAGTAGGCGATCAGGCTCTGTGTCCCGAACACCCACGCCATGAGCCCATGATGCCCCGCCTCGCTCGCCAGCCGACCTGCGACCCGGGCGTGCCGCGCCGCTGCCCGCCGGTCGCCCAGGTCAATCGAGGCGTGGGCCAACATGCCGCAGGCGACGCCCGCAACGAAGAGCAGCGTTCTGGTGTCGGCCGCCCGGCGCCGCTCACTGAGCAGTCGGCAGGCTCGATCCCGCACGCCGACCAGCTCGTCGAAGATGCCCTCCATGGGCCGATGCACATATTCGCGTGCCAGCCAGCCAAGATCTTCGGCGAACTCCTCGACCGTGCCAGCTCCCAACGAACGAGCCTCCCAGTCCGCGAGGAACACCTGTGATTGGTTCGCTGCGAGGATCAGCCGCTGCCGCACCGTCCCAAGGTGCAAGTTCCGCGTGGCCGCAGAGCGCTCAGTTCTGGCGATCCGCGCCGCGAGCTCACGCTGATGGCGAACTTCGGCCTCGACTTCGTCGTATCCCGCCGTTAGCGTGCCACCCGCCCCAAGGACCGCGTCGCATGCTTCCCAGAATGCTCGGGCTGGCCTCTGGCGTCCCGTCTCCACGTTGGCGATGGCGCTGCGGCTGTAGGCGATCAGCGGGGCAAGCTGGTGTTGGTTGTAGCCGGCGGCAAGGCGAGCCATGGCCAGACGCCGGCCCAGGGCCCGGCGCGTTTCGGTGATCTTGTTCTGGTCGATCATGGGCAAATGACCTCCGCGACCAGTTAACGGACGACAGATGCGGTTGTCAACGGATTGTCACCGACCGCTGACATTCCCGGGTGACATCTGATCCGCGCGTAGACGATCCGCCACGAGATCGGCCGCAGGGCAACATCCTCCCCAGGTCGCACCTGGCGGCCGTTCTCCCAGATCTGGCACCGGGACGGGTGCCGGGCTCCGGACAGATGTCGGCATGCGCGCCCCGGCCCGATGTCCGCCCCCGCTCGTCTCGGTGCCCTCCAGGGGAGGAAACCGCGGTGCGTCGAGCGTGAAGGACAAGCGGCATGGGCGAATTCAGGAGAGCCCCAGGTCCTCGCCCAGAAGCCCGCCGTGGGTCAGGCCGGCGGCCAGTGCTCCGCGAGCAGCCCGAACAGCAGGTCGTCGGTCCATTCGCCCTTGATGAAGGTGTAGGCCGGCCGCAGCCCCTCCCGGCGGAACCCCACCCGTTCCAGGAGCCGGGCGGACGCCCCGTTACGGGCGTCGCACTCGGCGGACACCCGGCGCAGCCCCCGGCCGAACAGGTGCGCGAGCAGCCCCCGGACGGCCTCGGTGGCGTAGCCGTGGCCGTGGCGGTCGGCGGCGAGGGTGAAGCCCAGGTCGGCCTGCATCAGGTTGTCGTCGAGGCGGCAGCCGAGGTCGCCGATCAGCACGCCCTCGGAGCGCAGCTCGACGGCCCACTGGAACCAGCCCGGCGCGCCCGGGTCCCCCGCGGCGAACCGGCGGACGAGGTCCGCGGCGTCGGCGGGCGTCAGCGGCGTGGTCCACGACTGGTAGCGGGCGATGGCCGGGTCGGAGCGGTAGGCGGCCAGTGCCGGGGCGTCGGCGGGCCGGAAGCGGCGGAGGACGAGGCGGTCGGTGTCGAGGTGCACGAGCGCAGTATGCCGGCTATGGTCCAGCGAATTCCCGCGCCATCTGACACAACATTGACAGAGATGATTCCCTCGGGCTAACGAGCGTTAACGTGACCCCCAACGTGAGCCGAGCGCACGTTCTCCGGGAGGGTCGGATGCTGGTGGGTGGGCTGGAGAGCCTGGTCTCTCCGTACGGACTGGTGGGGCAGGTCGCCCGACTGTCCATCGCCGACGGTGAACCCCGGTTCCCCGTGGTCAGCGGCAGCGTCGGCAACCTGGGCGCAGTCCTCGACATGCAGGTCGGCCTCGCCGCGCACGACCCCGGCATGGGCAACATCGACGGCGCCGGCGGCGACCTGGACCCGGAGCGCGCGGCGTTCCTGGCGATCGCCGAGTCGCTCGAACGGTACTCGTCGTGCGCCTGGCGGCCGGAACGGATGGTCTGGGCCAGCGCCCACGACCTGGGCGTCGACCTGTCCCGCTGGCCGGCGTGCTCCCCCGCCGAGCTGGCCGACCCGGACAGCACCCTGCTGGCCCCCGACCCCGACGGGCCGATGCGCTGGGTCGAGGGCTGGTCGCTCACCCACGACCGGCCGACGTACGTGCCGGCGCTGCTGGCCTGGCTGAAGAACCCGCCGCAGTCGCGGGCCGAGCGGTTCGCGCACATGGTGTCCACCGGCTGCGCCACCCACACCGACCCGGTCGCGGCCGTGGTCGGCGGCCTCCTGGAGGTGGTGGAGCGCGACGCGATCACCCTCGCCTGGCTGCACCGGCTGCGGCTGCCCCGCCTGGAGGTCCGGCCCGGCGAACTGTCCGCGGACCAGGAGGCGGCCGTCGCGCGCGGCACCGTGCAGCACCTGCGGATGGAACTGTTCGACGCGACCACGGACCTCGGGATCCCCGTCGTGTACGGGCTCCAGCTCGCCGACCACGACCCGGCACTCGCCCAACTCGTGTCCGCCACCTGCGACCCCGACCCGGGCCGGGCGGTGGCCAAGCTGTACCGGGAGGCCACCTCCGTGCGGATCGCCCTGCGCAGCATGATCGCGACCGGGGCCCGCGACTACGCCGGGGACTCGATCAGCGTCGTCGCCGGGGCGCTGCGGATGGGCCGGCGCGAGCAGCGGTCCCGGTTCGGCTTCCTGCTCGACGGCGACCGGCCCACCCACTCCCTCGCCGACCTGCCCCGTCCACCGTCGACCGCACCGGTGGCGGTCCTGCGCTGGCTGCTGGAGCGGCTCACCGCGCGCGGCTGCGAGGTGATCGTCGTCGACCTCACCACCGACGAGGCCGCCCAGGCCGGCTCGACCGTCGTGCACGTGCTGGTGCCGGAGCTGATGCCGCTGTCCTTCGACCCGCACGCGCGCTACCTGGCCCACCGCCGGCTGTACGACGGGCCGGCGCGGATGGGGCACCCGGTCCTTGTCGAGGAGGAGCTCAACCGTGACCCGCAAC
Proteins encoded in this window:
- a CDS encoding ABC transporter substrate-binding protein, with the protein product MRRSLILLAVPALALSLAACRGQAPAAKDSAEQPVSIKIMVGGLDKVIYLPAKLTEQLGYFKEAGVDVSLLSEPSGAQAETVMLAGEVDGVVGFYDHTVDLQAKDKCVTSVVQFADVPGEAEMVAADKAATLTSAKDFTGRKLGVTSPGSSTDFLTRGLAVRNGVDPSKYTTVKAGAGSTFLAAIDNGGIDAGMTTDPTIAKLTNTGKAKVLVDMRTKEGTRAALGGLYPGSSLYMPCDFVAAHKQTIQKMANAFVRTLAFINTHSAAEIAAKMPTDFAGSEPKLYEQAINDSKGMFTADGLMPADGPKTVLDVLKASNEAVKAKADKIDLKRTFTTEFVKAAH
- a CDS encoding helix-turn-helix domain-containing protein, which produces MIDQNKITETRRALGRRLAMARLAAGYNQHQLAPLIAYSRSAIANVETGRQRPARAFWEACDAVLGAGGTLTAGYDEVEAEVRHQRELAARIARTERSAATRNLHLGTVRQRLILAANQSQVFLADWEARSLGAGTVEEFAEDLGWLAREYVHRPMEGIFDELVGVRDRACRLLSERRRAADTRTLLFVAGVACGMLAHASIDLGDRRAAARHARVAGRLASEAGHHGLMAWVFGTQSLIAYCLDRPDKAVECAERGARYATAGTSTVRLTALKARAYASWGNASAARRALAEAAVQRERVTLDNELDGLGGILMFPEAKQNYYAASTAALMADGLLAERHALGAIASYEAAAPELRSYGDLALSRIYLAQAQLIKPRRDQDAGAADEALTSVMQLPEEQRIAGLQKPLRRVQAQLDRGGLGQSAVGAELREKIDGFLTSTRAISST
- a CDS encoding GNAT family N-acetyltransferase, producing the protein MHLDTDRLVLRRFRPADAPALAAYRSDPAIARYQSWTTPLTPADAADLVRRFAAGDPGAPGWFQWAVELRSEGVLIGDLGCRLDDNLMQADLGFTLAADRHGHGYATEAVRGLLAHLFGRGLRRVSAECDARNGASARLLERVGFRREGLRPAYTFIKGEWTDDLLFGLLAEHWPPA
- a CDS encoding YcaO-like family protein, whose protein sequence is MTPNVSRAHVLREGRMLVGGLESLVSPYGLVGQVARLSIADGEPRFPVVSGSVGNLGAVLDMQVGLAAHDPGMGNIDGAGGDLDPERAAFLAIAESLERYSSCAWRPERMVWASAHDLGVDLSRWPACSPAELADPDSTLLAPDPDGPMRWVEGWSLTHDRPTYVPALLAWLKNPPQSRAERFAHMVSTGCATHTDPVAAVVGGLLEVVERDAITLAWLHRLRLPRLEVRPGELSADQEAAVARGTVQHLRMELFDATTDLGIPVVYGLQLADHDPALAQLVSATCDPDPGRAVAKLYREATSVRIALRSMIATGARDYAGDSISVVAGALRMGRREQRSRFGFLLDGDRPTHSLADLPRPPSTAPVAVLRWLLERLTARGCEVIVVDLTTDEAAQAGSTVVHVLVPELMPLSFDPHARYLAHRRLYDGPARMGHPVLVEEELNRDPQPFA
- a CDS encoding spermidine synthase produces the protein MSRTRRGPAAISEPSEHGLLEVVPDADRPGGWTLRVDGTPQSHVDLDDPATIHFEYMRRLASVVDAAAPPGVPLRVLHLGGGALTLPRYVAVTRRGSAQQVVELDPAVVALVRRVLPTPRGADIRVRVGDARAAVESSGPARYDLVVTDVYGGSRVPAPFTSVEFAGQTARVLRPGGRYVANLADGAPLNFARGQVATLRAVFADVCLLAEPGVLRGRRYGNVVLVASSAPLPVAELASAAARDAFPARLLHGEELDRFTGGARPVSDAEAVASPPPPAGMFPG
- a CDS encoding DJ-1/PfpI family protein, yielding MQVAVVTFDGFNELDSFIASAMINRCRREGLTAYITTPSPVVTSMNGVEVTGQRPLEFVSEADVVLIGSGVKTRDVVADDSLLAALPLDPARQLIGSQCSGALVLARLGLLATMPACADLTTRPYVEACGVTVLDAPFHTEGNIATAGGCLASQYLAAWVITRTLGEDAARGVIEYVAPVGEQEATVERVLRAIRMEESALRSGASRTSATV
- a CDS encoding ABC transporter ATP-binding protein, with amino-acid sequence MTQSTPAIRLHRATKVFPDASGGSFTAMRNVTLDVAPGEFVTVVGPTGCGKSTTLSLVSGLEPASAGAVEVGGVPVTAIPRNVGYMFQQDAVLPWRTVSDNVGLGLRYRGASKSDARSRSQDWIERVGLAGFEKYYPHQLSGGMRKRVALAQTLITEPEIILMDEPFGALDVQTRELMQAELLRLWAGTGAAVVFVTHDLTEAIALADRVVVMTAAPATVKTIVEVDLPRPRDVDEIRLQPAFLRLYRAVWQSLREEVEIARQKGASRG
- a CDS encoding phosphotransferase, which gives rise to MNSSERDALAAASAQVGLNAEGAKLIRRHVNTVYVLPAAAAVARMASKQRSIGAELGIATARWLRSHGFPATEPLDVEQPVLHGEHVVTFWRYYPQGDRTLPSTGALAEIVRELHQHGSPPFPVPQYQPLESFRDELERCGPAVLWQDEYTFLQERAADLLQAYDSLDSALGHGLIHADARTGNLLWDGEQVVLGDWDSVSTGPRELDLIPTYQGVRYGRPEAKLSEFAASYGWDVRRWRGYATLRDMRDLHTLSAPLRIAEIRPDVADELHHRVRSLQFGEGREQWSSF
- a CDS encoding ABC transporter permease, whose protein sequence is MAELVLTETPVLRAVRGPRRLRVHLTRLALVALWLGSWELASTYWIDPFFYSKPSAIWHKLVVWFTEGTASGSVWAQISVTLQEAVWGFVLGAVTGVVMGVLLGRARFLADVLAPFIKAANAIPRIVLASLFVIWFGLGMSSKVATAFVLVFFGVFFNAFQGAREVSKVVDDNARILGASRWQLLGTVVLPSATSWILASLHTAFGFALIGAIVGEYAGADKGLGLLIAQSQGAFDAPGIYAAMIITTVLALLAESVLTVVERRLTRWQPRQT